The Bubalus bubalis isolate 160015118507 breed Murrah chromosome 2, NDDB_SH_1, whole genome shotgun sequence genome includes the window TCCACTCAGCAGGTAGACACACCATCTAAGACTCAGGGAGACTGCAGAGCTGTGAGCTTGTGGGTGCGCCTAGCGCAGTGAGACAGCATGGAGCACAGGTCAGGGGAGAGGAGACAGTTACCTGGAGGCAGCTGGTGGCGACGTGTGCACAACGGTGAGAATGTGCCTCAGGCCACTGGCCTGGGCACGTGGGAATGGCTAAGATGGAAAGTtttcagttctgtgtattttgaaaagtgaaagtgttagtcgctcagttatgtccaactctttgtgaccccacggactgtagcccgccaggctcctctgtccgtgggattctccaggcaagaatactggagtgggtagccttttccttctccaggggatcttcccatcccagggatcaaatctgggtctccctcattgcaggcagattctttactgtctgagctaccagggaagccctgtgtatttTATGACgcaaacagatattttaaaaagacttttataGAGTTCATTTTCCTCCTTGACATGCATATTTGAATCCTGGGGACAAAATATCTCTAGCACTCTGCAttagcaaaatgttttttaaaatgagcagGGACTCAGGGGAGCTGCGTCTAGGCAGTGAGATAACCTGGCTTTCCCGAAGCGCTCGGGAGGGTTGAGGAGCCTGCAGTTGGTGAAGCGGTTATTTTCAACgcaaactcagttcagttgccaTCTACTGGGCACCTGTGGTGTGCCAGGGCTGGAAGCAGGGAGGAGGTTAGTGGCATCATTtgcatgtctcctgctttgctttTTCTCAGATGGTATATCTTGGTCCCTGGAAGGCAGCTGAGCGTCAGGGAGGCTGCACTTTGAGGCGCTGCCTGGCTCCCCCACATCCTCACCTCAAAGGTCTGAGGGCCCTCGGGTCTGAAGATGAAAGGCACAGGCCTCCTGCTGATGTCGCTGGAATTCCAGAAAACTAGGAACGAAACAGCACTTGCAAAGCGGAGTGGCTCTGCAAACTGCAGGTTCTCTGCCGGTGGGCTTGGGTTTGGGCAGGAAAAGTCGAAGATCTGCGGCTCAAGGATCCAAAGGGAGGCTGAGAAGGCGACGGGGAAGCCCAAGCGGGACCCCGGCTCTCCTGGCGCCCCCAACCTGGCCCCTCTGCCTCTGGCCCTGCTTGCTCTGACCCACGGAGCGCAGGCCCCTAACAGTTCCGGCAGGGCTGAGCAGGTCTGCTTCCAGCCGAACTCCGCGAACCGTGTCGTCCTGGGAGGACGGCTGCTCTTGGCTCCAGGGAGCCAGGCTTCCTCTCCCTCGTTTTGTCTCAGACGGGCCAGCAGACTGCTGTGAGCGCCGGGTCTGCGATGGAGCAGACTCCAGATGCAAATCAAGAATTTAAATGGATGTCTTCCCTCTCTGGTGGGTCCCATgcgttgttgctttttttttttttttaattcaggctCCTTTacatatgcatttttttcctgtCCCCAGAGTGCTGGAGGCAGAGGGGTAGCTGCTCTGAAAGGCCTTAAAGAAGAAGGGGGCGGGTCCCCTCCAGTTCTGAAAGCGCGCTTGTGAGGGGCCAGCTCGTCCTGCGCTCCACTCGGGTCCATGCTGGGGCTGGAAGGCTGCGATCCAGATGGCTCGGGCAGTTTATCCCGAGGCCTCTGGCCTGGCCTTGCGGACACGCTTCCGCCTGCGTCCTCAGCCCTAATGTCGCTTTTTAACAAGAACCCATTACCCATAAGATGTCCTTTGattttaatcacctctttaaagacctgATCCCCAAATATATTCACCTCCTGAGCGGcggggtggtggcggtggtggaggTGACATATTAGGACTTGAGCTTGTGAATGTGGGGAGACATCACTCAGCCCTTAATAACCGACTCCTTCCAGTGACCTCTGCCCCAACACTGACTTCCTTACCATTGACCTTGACTACTTTGACAGGTGGTTTCTAAAAATACTATTCGAAATGCGGAAGGGTAAGACCAGACCCACTAGCATAACACATCAGCAAAAAATCAGCCAAAGCCTACAGGATTTTGCTGCCAGGAGCTCCCGCTTCAACTTAACTGCAAGTCACTTTTAAAAGGTCTTTACTCTTGGCTGTGTCCTCTGCTGTTGCTTCCTCAGCCCCCCGTGTGTGTTCGGCACCGGAGGAGGGGGTGTTCGAGGGGTGGAAGGAACGCAACTTCGGGGCCCAGCAGAGGCTCAAAGGCAGATCTGCAGGAGCGTGAGCTCGGCCAGGTGACGGCGCCTCCTCACCTGCAGAGACAACACCACCTGTCACTAAGGTTTACGTGTGTTAATAAGCTCTCACTAGACGACAGCACCTTGAAAGCAGGGAATGTTAAACTAATAAACGAAGAGACCAGTCACTGACCGTTTTGACAGCCTGAACATCATTATTCAAAATTTCAGCACTTACATGCAAAGGGCTGTAAACACAACATGTCATGCTAACTGGTGAGCTTTGCTATTAGCCTGGAAGGAAAATAAGGATGttcttcaggcaaaaaaaaaaaaagaaaaagattgtaTCCCACTGTGCCTATAGTCCATCTGTTACTGgtgacccccatccccaccccagtgAACCCCAGCTGCCAAGATCCACGCCCTGGTAGAGTGTCCCGCATTGACGCAGGGCTTGGGCACGAGACCAGCTTTGGCCATTGGGCGGTCAGCAGCTATATGAAAAGTGCAGGTTTCATAAGCGCCGTCACAGTGGGGCTCGTCGTCCTGGGGAGACGAGAGAATGTGTGTGGGCGTTttcacgcagtcgtgtccgattctttgcaaccccctggactgtagcccaccagcatcctctgtccatggaatttttcaggcaagaatactggaggaggttgccatttcccaccccaggggatcttctcgaaccaaagatcgaacccacatctcgtgTAGTgccgggcagattcttcaccaccgagcCAGCCGGGAAGCCCCCAcattacacttgatcttagccaaaaggccaaggAGTAACGTCTTCTTGGAATGTTCCTTTTTAAAGGTCAGTTGCCATGCTCCGAGGAAGCCAAGCAGTCACACGAGCGGTCCATgtaggacaggactgaggtgAGGTGTCCAGCTGACCGCCAAGCCAGTGACCTGTGCTGACGGCCAGCCGTGGGAGTGACCATGCTGGAGCTTCCACCCCCCTCGCCATCAGGGCACAGAAGGCCTCCTGCAGGCTTTGGGGGTGATTTGCGACCTTGCAGTGGATGACTGAGACGGTTCCTTTTTGTTCTCCCAATCTCAAACGTGAATAAGGGAATTTGTTTAAAACCTCCAGCTACACAATCAAATATAACTTGcaattttgatttcatggcttaCTTAGCTACTGGCCTCAGGAAGATTACTTAATTTCTCTAGCCTTCCATGCAAAATGTGAGTAACACTTGCTTTAAGAGTCTTTAGTGggccagacacagaaaacaaactcatggttactaAAGGGTAAAGGTTTTCTTGGGGGgaatgaattaggagtttgggattaacatacacacactattatatatacgATAACTaacaaagatctactgtatagcacagggaactatattcaatcttTTATGGtaacctacaagggaaaagaatctgggaaaaaaagtatatgtgtatatatgtgtgtgtgtttgtgtgtataaataacggaatcactttgctgtacacctgaaactaacaccacattgaaaatcaactagacttcaattttttaaaagtctttagcGAGCATCTGGGGATGGAACGTGTACAGAACGCTCAGCCTGCCTGAACACAGTGCATGGTGAATGTCAGCTCTTACTAGGAAATCAAATATACTGGCTGGTACTTTTACTCTGAGAACTTCGGAGTGGATTCGAAATGAAACAGGGGCAAAGCTGACTAACTGAGACAGAGAGACAAGTCTGGGGAGCTTGGAGCCTTCACCTGCCCACAACTTAGCCTCAGGAACAAAGATCGAACCTTGTTAGAggctaaaaaaaaccccaaagaacaAAACATGACAAACTCTGGCCGCTTGTGAACTAAGAGCCTGCCCTACATTCTTCTCAAGCCTCCCAACCTTGTCTGGGTCCCTTGCCTGAAGACTGTCAGGCAGTTTGGCCTAAAAACCAAGCGACTCAGTAAGATTTACAGGATAGGGGCCCGGAGGCGCCAACTGTTACCTGAAATGAGACCCAGCTGTGAGTGCTTCACCAGGAAAAGCAACGGGCTCCACTTACATCATTAGTTGAAAGAAACGAAGGAAATCTCCAGGAACATGCTCTTTCCTGCCTgttggctccttggaaggagctcctccatccatgggattttccaggcaagagtactggagtggggtgccattgccttctccatgaaggaGCTCACGGAGCGATAACCGCGATTCCCAGAGCCCAGATTTCTCTCCATCTTACCTGCTCGCCGAGGCCTTCCTGCTGACGGTGCTCAGGTGCTGGGCAAGGATTTCAGCAGCTCCTCCCGCTCACACCCCTAAGggggataaaaagagaaagaattcagTCCTACCCCCTCTCCCTGTGAGTCCTCCCGTCCTAAACTAAGACGAGCCACTCCACTGCAGCTGCTGCTCTGCAAATGGGGCATGGGCCTGTTTAAGGCAACTGTTGTTTCTATAAAGCAGTGCTTTCTCCAGAGAAGAGTGTTCATTCCGGGAGGAAACCAGCTCCTATCAAGCTCTTTCCAAAGACAGCTGCTGTCCTGCTGGGCAGCGGCTTCACATGCTGGTCGGGGCGCCCCGTGGGTGAGGGGCAGGAGAGCAGGCCCAGCAAAGCATCTGCAGGCTTCCGCCCTGGAGAAGGCCCCGGCTGACCAGAGACACCCTCCCATTAGGCCATAGCACGCACTTACTGGGTCAGCTTGAGCCGAGAGCTGGTCGAGGCAGGGACAATCATCTTCCTTAAGTGTCTTTTCCTCAAAAGGAGAAGCCAAGTCATCGATTTCTTCTGTTCTCACAGCCTCCAGGGTTGCTGAGTCCAAGCTCCTACTGCTCACCACACCACAGGCTGGTAAAGCCAGAGAACAGGTGGTGGGGCAAGGGAGGACaagtttatttggaaagccagaagGCCGAGAGGACGGACTCATGCCCCAAAGAACCACCTTGCCTGTTAGAGTCGGGCTTCTGTGGGTGGGAGCAAAGTCGAGCATGTCCTGTTTTCCATCAGTCCCACTTCCTGTTTCCCGATGGCCCCCGGAAGGGATGGTTaagcccctcctcccacccacagGTGGGCCTGGTTAGGATGTTTCCTGGGGGCTAAACAAAGGTATTTAACTGAACACTCATtacctgggaggcagggttcccagagatgggccattatgtataatttaagcttATGGGCATCATCCCTTTGGTGATTAACTtgtagcaaaaacaaaacacaagggCTAAAGGAACAGAGCCAACAGAGTCAGATTTGATCTTCCTAAGCAGCACCAGTAACCACTGAGTGCAAGCCAGGTGCTCCAAAAGTATTACAACAGGCCACAGTAACCATACGAGTGTGAGAGTCGATTTATGCACCAACCAGACTGGATCATGGGGTATGAAGGTATTTGGCTAAATGTCGTCTCTGGGGGTGTCTGGGAAGGGGTTCCTAGGTGAGCTTAGCGTTTGGATCAGCAGACTCAGTAAAGCAGATTAACCTTCTCAGTGCGggcattgtttagttgctaagttgtgtccgactcttttgtgatcctacAGACTGACAGGCtcccgtccacgggatttcccaggcaagaatacaggagtgggttgccgtttcctcctccaggggaatcttcccaacccagggatggaacctacatctcctgcattgattggcaggcagattctttaccactgagccactagggaggctTAAAGGTGTGTGGGCCTTATCCCATCCCTGAAGGCCCGAATAGCACAAAAAAGCCAAGCAAGGAGCGGTTAGCACTCCGAGTGCTGAGCCGGGGTGTGGGTCTCTGCCCTCCCCTGGTCCCCGGGTCTTCGGACGTGGAAGGACCGCACCTGTTCTCCTGGGTCTACAGCCTGcagatgcagaagctgcaggacttctcagaccCCTAACTGCAGTAACCAATTCATCACGGGAAAGCGGGTGGTCCCGCCGAGGTCTCAACTTAGGATTCTCCAACCATACGATGGTGCGAAGGTGAAACATGCTCAGCAGAAACCACACTTTGAGTTTCGATCTTTTTCCAGGTGAGCAGTGTGCTCGCAGCAAGGGCGTCTCTCGTGACGCCGGGCGGATCCCAGCCAGCCCCGCCACCGCGACGGTGAACCTCCGACACAGCGGcgctcctcccagcccctgtgcTTCCCACTTTCAGCACAGCACGTGATGAATGATACGCGGTCACAGCACCACTATAAAACAGGCTTTGTGGTAGGTAATTCTGCCTGACTGGGCTAGTTAAGCGTCCTGAGCATGTTTAAGGTAAGCTAGGGTAAGCTGTGATGTGTGTTTGGTG containing:
- the LOC112579157 gene encoding uncharacterized protein LOC112579157, with product MGNGFLLKSDIRAEDAGGSVSARPGQRPRDKLPEPSGSQPSSPSMDPSGAQDELAPHKRAFRTGGDPPPSSLRPFRAATPLPPALWGQEKNAYVKEPELKKKKKQQRMGPTREGRHPFKFLICIWSLLHRRPGAHSSLLARLRQNEGEEAWLPGAKSSRPPRTTRFAEFGWKQTCSALPELLGACAPWVRASRARGRGARLGAPGEPGSRLGFPVAFSASLWILEPQIFDFSCPNPSPPAENLQFAEPLRFASAVSFLVFWNSSDISRRPVPFIFRPEGPQTFEVRMWGSQAAPQSAASLTLSCLPGTKIYHLRKSKAGDMQMMPLTSSLLPALAHHRCPVDGN